In Persicimonas caeni, a single window of DNA contains:
- a CDS encoding sulfite exporter TauE/SafE family protein, producing the protein MDEAWYIYLLVFVGSGLAGVINTLAGSGSLVTLPLLVFLGLPATVANGTNRVGVILQCFVGLETLRRGGKLRTEGSLWLIVPTVLGSLVGAAIAASMSPEGMETAIGVVMASMLLVILVNPKRWLREQSELPEGRPKWWLLALFFVIGAYGGFIQAGVGVLLLAALVLGVGYNVVEATAIKLLIAAIFTTGALLVFVLNDQVNWVYGAMMAVGQSLGAWAAAKFAVESENAATWVRRLLIVIVFFSMLKFFGVFGLLASVFG; encoded by the coding sequence ATGGATGAAGCTTGGTATATCTACTTGTTGGTGTTCGTCGGCAGCGGGCTTGCTGGCGTCATCAACACCCTCGCTGGAAGCGGCTCGCTCGTCACGTTGCCGCTTCTGGTGTTTCTGGGCCTCCCCGCCACCGTCGCCAACGGCACCAACCGCGTCGGCGTCATTCTCCAATGCTTTGTGGGCTTAGAGACCCTTCGTCGCGGCGGTAAGCTGCGCACCGAGGGCAGCCTCTGGCTGATTGTGCCCACGGTCTTAGGTTCGTTGGTAGGCGCGGCAATCGCCGCGAGCATGAGCCCGGAGGGCATGGAGACGGCCATCGGCGTGGTCATGGCGTCGATGCTCTTGGTGATCTTGGTCAACCCGAAGCGTTGGCTCCGCGAGCAGTCCGAATTACCCGAGGGGCGGCCCAAGTGGTGGTTGTTGGCGTTGTTCTTCGTGATCGGCGCCTACGGCGGGTTTATCCAGGCCGGCGTCGGCGTGCTCTTGCTCGCCGCGTTGGTGCTCGGTGTGGGCTATAACGTGGTCGAGGCGACGGCGATCAAGTTGTTGATCGCGGCCATCTTTACCACCGGTGCGTTGCTGGTGTTCGTGCTCAATGACCAGGTCAACTGGGTCTATGGCGCAATGATGGCCGTCGGTCAGAGCCTGGGCGCCTGGGCCGCGGCCAAATTCGCCGTGGAGAGCGAAAACGCGGCCACGTGGGTGAGGCGACTGCTGATCGTCATCGTCTTCTTCTCCATGCTCAAGTTCTTCGGGGTGTTTGGTTTGCTCGCTTCTGTTTTTG
- a CDS encoding serine/threonine-protein kinase, translating to MEELQGKTLCGRFRLDKRLGQGGYGAVFEATQLSVGRKCAVKVLFPHLCEDEATVTRFRTEAKTTSRLTHPNSVILYDFGRDEELGLLFLAMELLDGTDLRSLIREQGTLGVERTVHIIEQAAQSLQEAHAIGLVHRDIKPHNIMIIERGGDSSFVKVIDFGIAKVVRAGILTVSEMTRTGTVIGTPKYMAPEQIRDRGIDGRTDMYGLAISAYQMLTGRTPFEEGTAMEIAGRQIAERPEPVRNFHPGLPIGDEFEQVLLKALAKDPNDRFDSVAEFAEALARTARLPVSSSPSALGRQPDASGESPAVDGVIDDYVELTQAPDADLYESPLDEVAAHAPVEPGNQAEPGNEAVQAEGITSTSLEFDDDPAEKTMATMAVPNPARPELDAHGNGTTAELAKKRGETTEEAVPESASSKGREVSRQLSPVWWAAVAAVLVLSGLGVWVLVSHEGAAGSAPARSVETSAESTLVSTSPARPLEAEQAAAQEMEETEEAAPAEADNAQPQPSEAAKAEVGESAPVDDEGGEKAPAKPDNPADLPHDSQADKPAPADEPAAKEEVEVPDTKPSYGSVEVRVIPWGTLYVDGRKIGGGTRHTLRLRTGRRRLVLKQSGEVRARRTVDVSARSSKIIELVAK from the coding sequence ATGGAAGAGTTGCAGGGAAAGACCCTGTGTGGACGATTTCGGCTCGACAAGCGCCTTGGCCAAGGTGGCTACGGAGCAGTATTCGAGGCAACACAACTGTCCGTTGGGCGCAAGTGCGCCGTCAAAGTGCTCTTTCCACACCTTTGTGAGGACGAAGCGACCGTCACCAGGTTCCGTACCGAAGCCAAGACGACCTCGCGTCTGACCCACCCGAACAGCGTTATCTTGTATGATTTTGGTCGCGACGAGGAACTCGGGCTCCTCTTTTTGGCGATGGAGTTGCTCGATGGGACCGACCTGCGCAGCCTGATTCGCGAGCAGGGCACCCTGGGCGTCGAGCGCACCGTCCATATTATCGAGCAGGCCGCCCAGAGCCTGCAGGAGGCCCACGCGATCGGGCTGGTCCACCGCGACATCAAGCCGCACAACATCATGATCATCGAGCGCGGTGGCGACTCTTCGTTCGTCAAAGTGATCGATTTCGGCATCGCCAAGGTGGTGCGCGCAGGCATATTGACCGTCAGCGAGATGACGCGCACCGGCACCGTCATCGGTACGCCCAAATACATGGCCCCCGAGCAGATTCGCGACCGGGGCATCGACGGGCGCACCGACATGTACGGGCTGGCGATTTCGGCGTATCAGATGCTCACTGGCCGCACGCCCTTCGAAGAGGGCACCGCCATGGAGATCGCCGGGCGCCAAATCGCCGAGAGGCCCGAGCCAGTTCGCAATTTTCACCCCGGCTTGCCCATCGGCGACGAGTTCGAGCAAGTCTTGCTCAAGGCTCTCGCAAAGGACCCCAACGACCGGTTTGACTCGGTGGCCGAGTTCGCCGAGGCGCTCGCGCGCACTGCACGATTGCCTGTAAGCTCGTCACCCAGTGCGCTGGGCAGACAGCCCGATGCGTCGGGCGAGAGCCCTGCGGTAGACGGTGTCATCGACGATTACGTCGAGCTGACTCAGGCACCGGACGCCGATCTCTATGAAAGCCCCCTCGACGAGGTGGCGGCGCACGCGCCGGTCGAGCCGGGGAATCAGGCCGAGCCGGGGAATGAGGCCGTGCAAGCCGAGGGCATCACTTCGACGTCACTCGAGTTCGACGACGACCCTGCCGAGAAGACGATGGCGACGATGGCCGTGCCGAATCCGGCCCGGCCGGAACTCGACGCCCACGGAAACGGGACGACCGCCGAGCTTGCCAAAAAGCGAGGCGAGACGACCGAGGAGGCCGTGCCCGAGTCTGCTTCCTCGAAGGGGAGGGAGGTCTCCAGGCAACTCTCACCGGTGTGGTGGGCGGCGGTCGCGGCGGTCCTCGTGCTGAGTGGTCTCGGTGTGTGGGTGCTCGTGTCGCACGAGGGGGCGGCGGGTTCGGCGCCGGCGCGAAGCGTCGAGACGTCCGCAGAGTCGACACTCGTCTCGACATCGCCGGCTCGGCCGTTGGAGGCCGAGCAGGCCGCGGCTCAGGAGATGGAGGAGACGGAGGAGGCAGCGCCGGCCGAGGCCGACAACGCGCAGCCGCAGCCCTCAGAAGCGGCGAAGGCTGAGGTTGGCGAATCCGCACCGGTCGACGACGAGGGCGGTGAGAAAGCACCCGCAAAGCCAGACAATCCAGCTGATCTTCCCCATGACTCTCAGGCAGATAAGCCGGCCCCGGCGGACGAACCCGCGGCCAAAGAGGAGGTCGAGGTTCCCGACACCAAGCCGAGCTACGGCTCGGTGGAGGTGCGTGTGATCCCATGGGGCACGTTGTACGTCGACGGGCGCAAGATTGGCGGAGGAACGCGCCACACGCTGCGGTTGCGCACGGGGCGTCGCCGGCTGGTTTTGAAGCAATCTGGCGAGGTTCGCGCGCGCCGGACCGTTGACGTGAGTGCCCGTTCCTCTAAAATCATCGAGTTAGTCGCCAAGTGA
- a CDS encoding tetratricopeptide repeat protein, giving the protein MSDIDQVNDAAESTATPTPALEDFQRFKADVAAQLEAGEFDAATKMLEEAAKHPDSSRYLDENIWMYRQLGDLHRAFDREAEAVEAYENAYEFDPRNLEVIEAYAEVLLALDKEARAAEVLRSMLVHHKQALDAAKLGWAYRKLGAHYESSDEAEKARHAYEKALQQAQDDQLALTGLLRVVGTVGEPADVIEVRRKLIKSLDNARARSMALVAMGDDWKEKFNDPWRALDTYEEALAEDPENKRALESIASVARQLGDWRRLSRAYFTLHRLAEEDQEKANWLIESSKVARQELWEPEKALAGFRKALDLDPTRLDAFKEVTSLLVDAKDWEGLEAAYLQLIAANQDLDEPDAKLLTVLWQKLGDLYINHLEREDEALMSYAQASELLPEQIELHEQVAELAEKKPEHSDLALEHLHAIRRLDPSRIDTLDRIGRVHLRRKEIDPAFIYLRTYDFLGGSLGDKARGFVNKLESPMVKVPKRPLTMDLLKRFVFSTKMQNDVSRVFGTIKPALVQWVGESRRKYGLGRRDRVKFKEQLAFNNLYKQIGASLGYDRLPELWRKSDQRGLINGALVPEGMIVGDELLGSGREKHIAFIVGKQLFLFLAPFYLAAIRPLSDLQAFFLLAASLVQPELEFDRDDHSERAFKDLRKNIKGDDLGRLQHAVGKVMANDGNIDLGTWLESVEDTANRVGFIYCDDLKVAQDYLQNEPQTLSLRSVDERMKALAEYAVSDRYRTLRNELNLSVG; this is encoded by the coding sequence ATGTCGGACATCGACCAGGTCAACGACGCTGCTGAATCGACTGCTACGCCCACCCCAGCCCTGGAAGACTTCCAGCGCTTCAAGGCCGACGTCGCCGCCCAGCTAGAGGCGGGCGAGTTCGACGCTGCGACGAAGATGCTCGAGGAGGCTGCAAAGCATCCCGACTCCTCGCGTTACCTCGACGAGAATATCTGGATGTACCGCCAGTTGGGCGACCTGCACCGTGCCTTCGATCGAGAAGCCGAGGCCGTCGAGGCTTACGAGAATGCCTACGAATTCGACCCGCGCAATCTCGAGGTGATCGAGGCTTATGCCGAGGTCTTGCTCGCTCTCGACAAAGAGGCGCGCGCCGCCGAGGTGCTGCGCTCGATGCTGGTTCATCACAAACAAGCGCTCGACGCCGCCAAACTTGGCTGGGCGTACCGTAAGCTCGGCGCGCATTACGAGAGCAGCGATGAGGCTGAAAAGGCGCGTCACGCCTACGAGAAGGCGCTGCAGCAGGCTCAGGACGACCAACTCGCGCTCACCGGGCTCTTGCGAGTGGTCGGCACCGTCGGCGAGCCGGCCGATGTCATCGAAGTACGCCGCAAGCTCATCAAGTCGCTCGACAACGCACGCGCGCGCTCGATGGCGCTCGTGGCGATGGGCGACGATTGGAAAGAGAAGTTCAACGACCCGTGGCGCGCGCTCGACACCTACGAAGAGGCGCTCGCCGAGGACCCCGAGAACAAGCGCGCGCTCGAGTCGATCGCCAGCGTGGCGCGTCAACTCGGCGACTGGCGACGTCTGAGCCGTGCCTACTTCACGCTGCACCGCCTCGCCGAGGAGGACCAGGAGAAGGCCAATTGGCTCATCGAGTCGAGCAAGGTCGCCCGTCAGGAGCTGTGGGAGCCCGAGAAGGCACTCGCCGGCTTTCGAAAGGCGCTCGATCTCGATCCCACGCGCCTCGACGCTTTCAAAGAGGTCACCTCACTTCTGGTCGACGCCAAAGATTGGGAAGGTCTGGAGGCTGCCTACCTGCAGCTCATTGCAGCCAACCAGGACCTCGACGAGCCCGACGCCAAGCTGCTGACGGTATTGTGGCAGAAGCTCGGCGACCTCTACATCAACCACCTCGAGCGTGAAGACGAGGCGTTGATGTCTTACGCGCAGGCCTCCGAGTTGTTGCCCGAGCAAATCGAGCTGCACGAGCAGGTCGCCGAACTCGCCGAGAAAAAGCCGGAGCATAGCGACCTCGCGCTCGAGCACCTGCACGCCATTCGCCGCCTCGATCCGTCACGCATCGACACCCTCGATCGCATCGGTCGCGTCCACCTGCGCCGAAAAGAGATCGATCCGGCGTTCATCTACCTGCGCACCTACGACTTTTTGGGCGGGAGCCTCGGGGACAAAGCCCGTGGCTTCGTCAACAAGCTCGAGTCGCCGATGGTCAAGGTGCCCAAGCGGCCGCTGACCATGGACCTGCTCAAGCGTTTCGTGTTCAGCACGAAGATGCAGAACGACGTCTCGCGGGTGTTCGGCACCATCAAGCCGGCGCTGGTGCAGTGGGTCGGCGAGAGTCGTCGCAAGTACGGGCTCGGTCGCCGAGATCGAGTGAAGTTTAAAGAGCAACTCGCGTTCAACAACCTCTACAAGCAGATCGGTGCATCACTGGGCTACGATCGCCTGCCGGAGTTGTGGCGCAAGAGCGACCAGCGCGGCCTCATCAACGGCGCGCTGGTGCCCGAGGGGATGATTGTCGGCGATGAGCTACTGGGGAGTGGGCGCGAAAAACATATCGCGTTTATTGTGGGCAAGCAGCTCTTCTTGTTCCTCGCCCCGTTCTATCTGGCCGCGATTCGTCCGCTGTCGGATCTGCAGGCGTTCTTCTTGCTGGCCGCCTCGCTGGTCCAACCGGAGCTCGAGTTCGACCGCGACGACCACTCCGAGCGCGCCTTCAAAGACCTGCGCAAGAATATCAAGGGCGATGACCTCGGACGATTGCAGCATGCGGTCGGCAAGGTGATGGCCAACGACGGCAATATCGACCTGGGTACTTGGCTCGAGTCGGTCGAAGATACCGCCAATCGCGTCGGCTTCATCTACTGCGATGATCTGAAGGTCGCCCAAGACTACCTGCAAAACGAACCGCAAACGCTCAGCCTGCGCTCGGTCGACGAGCGCATGAAGGCGCTCGCCGAGTACGCCGTGAGCGACCGCTATCGCACGCTGCGCAACGAGCTGAACCTGTCGGTGGGGTGA
- the typA gene encoding translational GTPase TypA yields the protein MKDIRNIAIVAHVDHGKTTLIDEMLKQSGTVAAHRELAERAMDTNQLERERGITILAKCTAIEHGDTTINIIDTPGHADFGGEVERVLKMVDSVLLLVDAFEGPMPQTKFVLKKSLQLGHKPIVVINKIDRPTARPDEVLDMVFDLFVDLEANDEQLDFPIVYASGLNGFAMHELGEEQKDLEPLFEAILEHIAPPKDNPEGPLQMQVATLNYDDYLGRVAIGRVFSGKMRVGDNVVIARRDGSTSKARITKLYGFKGLEKVERDEIGAGEICAVTGMEAILPGETICDPDHIEPMDMIEIDEPTLSMIFMVNDSPFAGLEGKYLTSRQIRERLDRELEHNVALRVEDTDRPEAFKVSGRGELHLSVLLEQMRREGYELQVSQPEVIIRTDENGNKLEPIEKVVIEVEADYAGTVIRKLQERKGEMTHMTQNNDGSQRIEFLVPARGLIGYRSEFLTDTRGTGIMHTNFHEYGPYRGDIERYRGGPLVVLEKGETTAYSLYNLQERGVLFVGPGEDVYGGQVIGENSRENELVVNPCKGKKLTNVRASGSDDALILTPPKRFSLEKAIEFIAPDEYVEITPESIRVRKNILHHGKRKAAKK from the coding sequence ATGAAAGACATTCGAAATATCGCGATCGTGGCGCACGTCGACCACGGCAAGACGACGCTTATCGACGAGATGCTCAAGCAGTCCGGCACGGTGGCCGCTCACCGTGAGTTGGCCGAGCGTGCCATGGACACCAACCAGCTCGAGCGCGAGCGCGGCATCACGATTTTGGCCAAGTGCACCGCCATCGAGCACGGAGACACCACGATCAACATCATCGATACGCCCGGCCACGCCGACTTTGGCGGCGAGGTCGAGCGTGTCTTGAAGATGGTCGATTCGGTGCTCCTTCTGGTCGACGCCTTCGAAGGCCCGATGCCCCAGACGAAGTTCGTGCTCAAAAAGTCGCTGCAGCTCGGCCACAAGCCGATCGTGGTGATCAACAAGATCGACCGGCCCACCGCGCGCCCCGACGAGGTCTTGGACATGGTCTTCGACCTGTTCGTCGATCTGGAGGCCAACGACGAGCAGCTCGACTTTCCGATCGTGTACGCCTCGGGCCTCAACGGCTTTGCGATGCACGAGCTTGGCGAAGAGCAAAAGGACCTCGAGCCGCTCTTCGAGGCGATCTTGGAGCATATCGCGCCGCCCAAGGATAACCCCGAGGGGCCGCTTCAGATGCAGGTCGCCACGCTCAACTACGACGACTATCTGGGACGCGTGGCCATCGGCCGCGTCTTCTCGGGCAAGATGCGAGTCGGCGACAATGTCGTCATCGCACGCCGCGACGGTTCGACGAGCAAGGCGCGCATCACCAAGTTGTACGGCTTCAAAGGCCTCGAGAAGGTCGAGCGCGACGAGATCGGCGCCGGTGAGATCTGTGCCGTGACCGGCATGGAGGCGATCCTTCCCGGTGAGACGATCTGCGACCCCGATCACATCGAGCCGATGGACATGATCGAGATCGACGAGCCGACCCTGTCGATGATCTTCATGGTCAACGACAGCCCGTTCGCCGGCCTCGAGGGCAAGTACCTGACCAGCCGTCAGATCCGCGAGCGCCTCGACCGCGAGCTCGAGCACAACGTGGCGCTTCGCGTCGAGGACACCGACCGCCCGGAGGCCTTCAAGGTGTCGGGGCGCGGTGAGCTCCACCTGTCGGTCCTGCTCGAGCAGATGCGCCGCGAGGGCTACGAGCTGCAAGTCTCGCAGCCCGAGGTCATCATTCGCACCGACGAAAACGGCAACAAGCTCGAGCCCATCGAGAAGGTCGTCATCGAGGTCGAGGCCGACTACGCCGGCACGGTCATCCGCAAGCTCCAGGAGCGAAAGGGCGAGATGACCCACATGACCCAGAACAACGACGGATCGCAGCGCATCGAGTTTCTGGTGCCCGCCCGTGGCCTCATCGGCTACCGCTCGGAGTTTCTGACCGACACGCGCGGTACCGGCATCATGCACACCAACTTCCACGAGTACGGCCCGTACCGCGGCGACATCGAGCGCTATCGCGGCGGCCCCCTCGTGGTGCTGGAGAAGGGCGAGACGACCGCCTACTCGCTGTACAACCTGCAGGAGCGCGGCGTGCTCTTCGTCGGCCCCGGCGAAGATGTCTACGGCGGGCAGGTGATCGGCGAGAACAGCCGCGAGAACGAGCTGGTGGTCAACCCCTGCAAGGGCAAGAAGCTGACCAACGTGCGCGCCTCGGGCAGTGACGATGCCTTGATCTTGACGCCGCCGAAGCGATTTTCTCTGGAGAAGGCCATCGAGTTCATCGCGCCCGACGAGTATGTCGAGATCACTCCCGAGTCGATCCGGGTACGCAAGAACATCCTTCACCACGGCAAACGCAAAGCCGCCAAGAAATGA